In Massilia forsythiae, one DNA window encodes the following:
- a CDS encoding cation transporter, which translates to MALLINVLMFGVELVSSMRSGSVSLLADSVDFLSDAGNYAVSLFVLGMATIWRSRAAYVKGVVMGMFGVLVLVRVLWIGMGSRVPEAETMGLVSIVAFAANGLVALLLYAFRNGDANMRSVWLCTRNDMIANLAVLLAAVGVFGTKAGWPDIAVASIMAFLGLSAARDIIGRARSEMRSLSTSTS; encoded by the coding sequence GTGGCACTGCTCATCAACGTCCTGATGTTTGGTGTCGAGTTGGTCAGCAGTATGAGGTCCGGCTCCGTTTCCCTGTTGGCCGATTCGGTCGACTTCCTCAGCGACGCCGGCAACTATGCCGTGTCGCTATTCGTGCTTGGGATGGCCACCATTTGGCGATCGCGCGCCGCCTATGTCAAAGGTGTTGTCATGGGCATGTTCGGGGTACTCGTGCTGGTTCGAGTGCTCTGGATTGGCATGGGTAGCCGCGTGCCGGAAGCCGAGACAATGGGCCTGGTCAGTATCGTTGCCTTCGCAGCGAACGGCCTGGTCGCGTTGTTGCTGTACGCCTTCCGCAATGGGGACGCGAACATGCGTTCCGTGTGGCTCTGCACCCGCAATGACATGATCGCCAATTTGGCTGTCTTGCTCGCCGCGGTCGGGGTGTTCGGCACGAAGGCAGGCTGGCCTGATATCGCTGTAGCAAGTATCATGGCGTTCCTTGGGCTCTCCGCAGCACGCGACATCATCGGTCGCGCCCGTTCCGAAATGCGCAGCCTGAGCACTTCAACTTCCTGA
- the cadR gene encoding Cd(II)/Pb(II)-responsive transcriptional regulator, which yields MNMRIGELGKLTACQPETIRFYEQKGLLPPPVRSDANYRLYDAAHAERLHFIRRCRALGMSLDEVQILLDFHDEPDRPCGGVNELVDQHLDQVDRQIAELTTLRTELSQLRAKCGSTRPAASCEILKQLSEPAAVQETADSSR from the coding sequence ATGAACATGCGAATTGGTGAGTTGGGGAAGTTGACAGCGTGCCAGCCGGAGACGATCCGGTTCTATGAGCAGAAGGGTCTGTTGCCGCCCCCAGTCCGGTCGGATGCAAACTACCGGCTGTACGACGCCGCTCACGCGGAACGTTTGCACTTCATCCGCCGCTGCCGGGCATTGGGGATGTCGCTGGACGAAGTGCAGATCCTGCTCGATTTTCACGACGAGCCAGATCGGCCTTGCGGCGGGGTGAACGAGCTGGTCGATCAGCACCTTGATCAGGTTGATCGGCAGATTGCTGAGCTAACTACGCTGCGTACCGAACTTTCACAGCTGCGGGCGAAATGCGGCTCGACACGCCCCGCGGCTTCTTGCGAGATACTGAAGCAGCTTAGTGAACCGGCCGCGGTTCAAGAAACCGCTGATTCGTCGAGGTGA